One window of the Triticum dicoccoides isolate Atlit2015 ecotype Zavitan chromosome 3B, WEW_v2.0, whole genome shotgun sequence genome contains the following:
- the LOC119279510 gene encoding uncharacterized protein LOC119279510: MGGLVDVLTRYAELDTTKDPMSDDEKAGKGKNNDGSKGQQQNNSGYTSNHGNWGNGGKRKHLEGGSDFVANTNTSFKRQRWNSSGRPFNANEAQNFEEALKAVSQSKLTRVTMVAAVETQGNLGLAAQDLVLPEPACPVVFMVLAALDLGIRDLAITEVAISTLAKPITFDHLDYSRSIRNAGWTALILDPIIDGLQFTQVLMDGGSDLNLLYPDTIRKLGIDPIKIRHSRTSFKGVTPGPYAKCTGSLLLEVVFGSPDNFRREKLIFHVAPFKSSHQALLGREAFARFNAIPHYASLTLKMPDPRGIISLKGCSRPRTRLGEFGIHKIGAP; the protein is encoded by the exons ATGGGAGGTCTCGTGGATGTCCTTACCAGATATGCTGAGTTAGATACTACGAAGGATCCCATGTCAGATGACGAAAAGGCTGGCAAAGGTAAAAATAATGATGGCAGCAAGGGGCAGCAACAAAACAACTCAGGGTACACCAGCAACCATGGTAATTGGGGCAATGGTGGTAAGCGCAAGCACCTGGAGGGCGGCTCAGATTTTGTTGCCAATACCAACACCAGTTTTAAGAGACAAAGATGGAATAGTTCTGGGAGGCCATTCAATGCAAATGAAGCTCAAAATTTTGAGGAAGCCCTCAAAG CAGTTTCGCAAAGCAAGCTTACCAGAGTCACCATGGTGGCGGCGGTGGAAACCCAGGGCAACCTGGGGCTGGCGGCTCAAGATCTGGTTTTACCGGAGCCAGCTTGTCCGGTGGTTTTCATGGTCTTGGCAGCTCTGGATCTAGGTATCAGGGATCTAGCAATCACGGAGGTGGCAATCAGCACTTTGGCCAAG ccaattactttcgaccacctggattattccagaagtattcgaaacgcaggatggactgctctgatattggatcctataatcgacggactacaatttacacaagtcctaatggatggcggcagcgatttaaacctgctatatccggacacaatccgcaagttggggatagaccctattaaaattcgccatagccgcacttccttcaaaggagtgacgccaggcccttacgccaagtgcacgggctccttactactagaagttgtgttcggatcacccgacaacttccgtcgtgaaaagctaatcttccatgtcgccccattcaaaagtagccatcaagcactattgggacgcgaagcttttgcccgctttaacgcaataccgcactacgcgtctcttacacttaaaatgcccgatccacgcggcatcatctcattaaaaggttgTTCAAGACCCCGGACAAGACTAGGCGAGTTCGGCATACATAaaataggggctccctag